gtgccaagttgaaggggcaaattgaaTCTTTGTTGGTGCTACATTGTATGAAAACTTATAGACTTCTTTTGTGTTTTGTATCTTTGGTGTTTTGTTTCTGATATCATAAattcttttgaaatttcaaagctttatatttataacttacttttataaaagaaaagtattgtttatttgttttctgCTTCAGTGTTTTGATTTTCATGCAAAATTGGTGGAGTCTTTTTCAGCCCAACTTGCCCTGGTCATAGGGTTCATTGTTTTACTTGACTTTCAAATAATCCAATTTCTTTCTGATAATGTGCGCATTTGTAGTAATCTTGAAGATGATCGAGACTAATAGTGGAAATACGCAATGCTTGTCGTCTGCCTGGTCATGGCTCTGGTGGCCGCATTTTTATTTTAAGACACTTTGAAGCATGCAATCAAATTTGTGTTGTAAAATTTGTGTTACCTTTGTTTTTTGATGGAATAAAAGAATAACTGTTTTTTGTTGTATAACTCACGGACTATTAATTAACACCTATTAAAAGGCTCAAAGATTAAGGCTTACGGGTCATAAATGTATGGTGTATGGTGTAGAGTAACGAAACACAATTAGTTTGAATATGACATGATTAATAATCGTATGTGATGTATAAAATCTAAAGATGATGTTTTGATAATACGAATTACATGACACGACAAGTATAAATGTGTAATTGAACATATTATGAATCgaaataaattagttatttcGGTTAATTCAGTTTAACTGAATCTTTGCTCACTCTAATCATTATTCAGCACAACTGTCCCCCATCTTCAGTTATGTCATGATATGCTGCATGTGAAGAGCAACTTACACATTTTTACTCTTTTTAATTACTTGAAGGAACCAAACTTCACATGCTAAAACCATAATTAAAAGGATAATGAGAAAAATgcttaatcatccaaaaatgaataaaaaacaattatttaattaaaaatttgaaaaacactcaatatttttaataataaaaacaaaacccacctgactaattaaatttattgaaaactttttaaccaaattaaccaaaatagaATACTTAATTTGGTAGATCCGCtgtaactaattttttttatctctccTACTACTAATCATTATGAAGCACAAGACTAATGTGCCTGTCCCCACATTTAATTATATCATGATATTATATGTCGTTGTAGAGTGGCTATCTCATACAACGCTACggcatttttacaacaagctaATGAGCATTTgtaatagataatttttttattattacttatttattttattattcaatttttcaaatagCTAACTCACAattagtttgttgcacgaataacATGGAGAAGCGGTTGCATTGTATATTTTTCCTATATTGCATGTGAGGAGCGACTTTGAACATttgatcatttttaaatttacttaaaGTAAACCAAAGTTAAAGTTTACATACCAAAACCATAATTAAATGGATAATAGTGAAAATGACTTTGagaagaaaaatataatattaatagtaaaataatagtagctaattattaatagaaaatagaatattaatattaaacatAATGATAGATCAGAGCAGTAGAAGATCCTCATTCTGATATGCGGGATCCACTCAAATCCAGCATGCACATCTATTACTTACCCTACCCTATCTTCCAATCCCAACAACTTCACACCTATCTTCcatcattttgtttttcttaccTTGAAGCAGCATCATCATTTTTAATCGATTccatcaattaaatttaaattaaatgcttttattctaaaataaaattttaatatatatgtaaaattttaattagaatatttttttttttttaaataacacttaaactaatagataaaaaaattaaacaacttttattatttaactacttcaatttttcatttttgccGTTCTTTTAGTTAAGAGGTTGGAttgtattttcaatttttaagaaagattaaaaccaaattaatttCTGGGTTTTTTAGCATTATCTGAAATAATTGAACGTAAGGACTCTGTAGGTGTCTTTTTAAGTTCTGCCGTTAGATTTCAAGGTTCAATCATAGGtaatgaaaacaataataaatacaaaaattgcGGTCGATAAAGTAGAGATTATCAAAATACCAAACCATACCTtagaaaaaagtaaatatatacgGTTCAACCTATTTAGAATTCGATCAATACACTGCTTGTGAAGTACGACTCGGTTCAATTTAGATAGATTCTTAAAACAATGCTATCAACACTTAAAAACATAATTACTATTAGTAAACAAACAAGCAAGCTACAAACCCCTAAAGTTACATTTGACATGACCAAAAGCAAACAATTTTTGGAGAAACCAATTCTCCTTTCACATCAAAAAAACCCTAGAATGTGCAGAAGATGCAAAAAATACTCACATAGAGTGAGAAAAAACCCATCTCCAACCCAAGGAGGAAGACAAATTGGCACATAAAAAGGCCAATAGAACACGAACCAAGCTTCTTCATCTTCTCTCCACTTCAGTAGTCATCTTGTAATACTAGTCAAAAAGATCCAAACTTTCTGTACAAAAATGCTAGATCAGTGATATACCCAACTGCCCAACAATTCAATTTTCATTGCtcactaattaaaattatattatatcaaTCAGGTTTATAAAGTTTAGAACTTGTTTTAGTAGGGGTCATTGGTCAACTAAGTAGCACGAACACTTTATTTAACTAACATTTCCCGTTTCGGAACCTAAACGTTTCGGACAcaactttatttttaacatgaaaaactttaaaataaaactgCTTCGCCGTGTTCATGTCCCGTTTTCTGTACCGGTCACCAATGTAAGACGGATACAGAAAATTAGAACATTTGAACACAAATATGGAGAAATAGTGTTACTTTAAGGTTTTcaatgttaaaaatgaaaagcAAATATCCAACACGCTTCCGAAATAGAAAACGTCGATCGAACAAAGTGTTCGTGGTGGACACTAGTCAGTGGAGAAGTATCCTTTGATGTTTGGTCTCTATAGGTGAGTCAGAGCCATCACAGACAAAAACCCTTTTCCTATTGCACCCATTAAGGAGTTGTGGCTGcagcggcggcggtggtggcgGTGGTGAAGGAATGGTGACCGGAGGGATTTCAAAAGGCTCAAGAGGCGGTGGTGGGTGTCTCCATTGAGGTAATGGTCCAGCAAGAAGTAACGTTTGAAGTAAAGGACCAGCTTGCATAACTGCCTGTAAAAGCTTTCCTTTCTCAGGCAATGGTTTTAGAGGCAAAACCATCTCAATAGGATCAATAATTGGTGAAGAAACTATACTTTCTTCACAATCTGATGATGAAAATCCATTGTTTGAATCAATTGCTCTTCTGGGCTCATCTTCAATGCTTGAAATTCCTGATAATGGACCGTTATTTTGCTGTTGAAGTAGCAGCTTTTCAAGAAGtaaattttgacatttttcaATTGCTTCATCTCTGTCTCTAATCATTTTGGTTAGTAGATCTTTGAGTTGGATTAGTTGATCATCTCTTTTTCTTAACTCATCTTGTGCTGCTAATCTTGTTTGTTCAAGCTCTAAACTTGTGTACAAAAGTGAATTTCTTAGTTCCTCCATGCTCTGCATTTTCATAACACATAATTCAAAacccataaattaaaattttaaaataattggacTCAAAGTACCCAAATTCCAAAACAAGAACAACTCATTGCTTAAAAGACTAAAAACACAAgaatcaaacatcaaaatttaagaaaatgtGAATGCTTTATTCAAACATTGGACTCAAAATGCCAAAATTCCAAAACAAGAACAACCCATTACTGTTTTCATtagtaaaatactaaaaaaaacatcaaatatGAACTCAAAATGCCATAATTCCTCCATGCTCTGCAATTTTCATGACAAAATATACAAACCCATAAATAAAAGAGTAAAAGAACTAGACTCAAAatgccaaaaaaaatgaaaaacaagaaCAACCCGTTAGTCAGAAAATGTGAATTACCTTTCCTTGGCAGAAATAAGCCCAATTAAGAAGGGAATTTCTTTGATTATCCATAAAACCCAACACTAAAATGAAGTAATTAGAACTAGGAAAAAGAAGGTTTAGTTGAAGAAAGAAAAACCCAGAAAAAAGAGTGAGAGAATGAGGGTTTTTATAAGACAAAATTGACTGGTTtttacttcttcttcttcttctcactgttttgtttttctttatttctcaCTATTAGTATTCTCTACTACCTCTATAGACCAAATCACATAAAGCCAAAATCAATACCCAATACCAAATTTCTTAATGCTTAATGATTTTGAGTATTTTAGATTTAGAGTCACTATTTTGTACTCTCTTTATATGTCTTTATCTATCTCTAATAACTACAAACAGCTTATAAATGAGCGGTAAATGCGGCCAAAACACTAGAAGAAACTTCAAGAAATACCTAAATATCAATTCGCCTTCTCAATTTATATGCATTggttaatttacataaaaaaggctaatttattgtcaaattaGTCATAAAATAATCTTCCAAATTATATGCGTTTGTTTTTTATCTGAAGGTGGAACCAAGTCTAGTCAACTCGctaattattcaaaatttatcAAGTCGGGATTGAGTTTGAGCAATTCGAATCAATTGTCGAGTCGAGTTTGAGTATCGAGATACTCGTCTCGACAAACTTGAAATTTATATTCTATCGGGTTCGAGTTCAATctcctaaattaaaatattaaattccaGTCGAATTGCGAGCTTCAAATTTTAGAGTTAAGTGTGTTTTAAGTAGACTCGACATGATTACACTTATATCCTAATCAAATGCGTGAATCAATATAATTTTGACCAATTTGATAATAAAagtagattatgtattaattgattaaattgtgCAAGTTAAGGGAGGAAATTGTTAATTGAATACTTGATGTAACGGTCTTTCTATGTGTGTGATTTGCCTCTCATATTGGGGTTATCATCATCATAAGCATATCAATAATTTTCTAGGTATTTTTCTCTTAGGGCATGAATCTTACTTTTGCTATCCACTAGTAGTTGTTTGCAATAATATATAGAAAGATCAAgaaagttaataaaattaattttctaaccttAAAGTATATAAAATCTATCTCATTACTTAATTTATTCTCTCCCTATCCACTTATGTGACAAATGGTTCTAATTTTATacacaatttgaatttaatCATAAAATTCGAAATTCGGAGGCttaattaaatgaaatcaaagtgAAAAGagctaattataaaaaatgtagAAATTTAGGGACCAAAATGCTTGATATAGGTAATTATGATAAATTCCCCTTGTTATATAAGATCTCTACATGCAATGATAGATGAATACGTATGGATTCatgattataataattatttgaatttattaattaagactAATATGGCAATTTCCTTCTTAGTGGTGGTGTTTTATGACACAATTTTCTATTGGTTCATTGACCAAAAAAGAATATGgcaattttcttaatttagcACTTTACTTTTCGGTGGTGTTTTTTGTTAGTGACATCTTTttagagagattcttaggtagactcagtgtatcacgtcatccgtaaactagcctatcatataatgacacgtcatcaaaatgatggcaatcttgtaaatttgttCATtgcttatttacacttttaaatagtaatattacaagattgccatcattttaatgacgtgtcattatgtgataggtttagtacACGGataacgtggtggactgagtatACTTAAGAATTTCTCCATCTTTTTATTAGTTgattaacaataaaatataatatggtAATTTCCTTGTTAAGTGGTGATGTATTGCTATTTGCTATTAAATCCTTTTTGAGTATGAATTGACAAAACAATCGACAatttccttaatttttttttttttttaattaatcggatctcattaaattgaatatgaaacagttacatttgtaagaaattcgggataatttgaaaattaaacccGATAACTTGACATGGAACAGAtaacatgctgcctgattcgcagaccttatttacgaaaataaaaataaattactaactgtCTCGCAAATTAAATGCAGTCTTCAATCACTATTCGTTCAAACTTCTTCaaacacccgcaaactcacagctccgattcaatcaacacttgatataactccttctaaaaaagagaTAACAACTgctctaaaaaggagacaacaaacctttcacaaaaagaaaggacaacaaacctttcataaagaaaagaaaaagtaaaacattcataaaaaagacaaactatagaaaataaataaaactagtatagctcataaacgaatccattttgttactgaaagatcttcaatctatcgtCGTTTCTTGACAATTGAATTGCGCttcatgataaattttaatccgttagaaaaataaaaaaaaattggctatttattatgttCTATgacattaaaataacataaacaaaaggGGTGGATACCGTcaatagaaaattaagccattgacggctgccgaagaaaaaataagaaaaaaactcTAGGCGATAGGGTTtgttagagagaaaagagaagagaaggcggctagggttttttttaatttattttaaatgaaagaTATAAATCATTCTTTTTGTTTGTTGAACAATTGAAAAATCAGTATTACAAGAACAAGAACAtctttcttttctattttatttatacacCTCATCAAATAGTGGtggtattttaaaaaataaacaccTATTTTGAagtttatcgtttcaattgtactctaattttttaatttctgtattttttttatttaaatgataaaattattcagttaactaaatttaaagataaaattaaatttatttttatttaaaaaatacaaacaagtcctttttttaaaaaaaaaaccaactaaaaaccataaataaattaaaaataatttaaatttttacttattttaactaaatgtaaataaatattaacacatacaattaatatatgttagACATGGAGTATGTTTTTGAAtgttttccaaatgaaaaatatgtcaatttaatatttcaggatacaattgaaacataaaacataaaataggGCAAAATTGACTAGTTTCCATCGTCAAGGTAGGATTGTAAAGGGCTTAAAAGGTCagagtttttttaagacattaggcaaaaaaatcaagaaaatgatCGGTGATAAAAGCAGAATGAGATGTTTTAATGAAAAAACAATAccaaataaatagaaaataactaAAGACAACGAATAACTGATAGTTAGGAGAACGTCTGCCTATATTGGTCTTAATTTAGGCACTATTCTCACATCCATCACGGTTTCAGccttataaaaacaaatttaatttttacgtGAGTTATAGAGTTCAAATTTAATGTGGTTTTTTgtctaataaaaaaacatattttctaCTTAGATTACTTAGGATATAGGaagaaaattgtttaaaaaggaATAAAGCTCAACTGaaatggaaaaataaatttaaactgaaattaattgataaaataaaatatttagtcTGGTTCAAATTCTCATGacctaaaatcaaaaatcagaaTTGTCAAATCTTCAATAGTGTTCAACTCTAATTTTCCCATTAAGAAGAAAATTCGTTGTGTTCCTAATCCTTCTTTTGTACTTTTGCATGTGAAGTtactatatataatatgatGATGATTATATGAATTTCTCCATGATTTTTTCAaacttaaatagaaaataatatgaacaaaggatcaattcaccccctcaacatggcacgaaatatcaaataagtcattttgaACGATTTTAGGTCAAAATAACCCGCAACTTAACAAAACCGGATCAATTCAACCCGCAACTTAACAAAACCGGCTCAAATTCACCCTTCTGACACAAAAAGGGAGAGTGGattatctaattttaaaatatcaattctaattaattctaatttaatactaataaaCGTCACTAAAATTCTAATTGCAcctaattatactaattaaatacccaaaattaataatttttaattatttatttaattcaaataatttaaaaacttcatatatcatttaaaattttatataaaaatatagggaACTTATTGCACTTTTTACATTTTGTATGAAACcaaatttaaatgatttaacCCTAATCATCTTCTCCTATTCTTCTCAAATTCAATCCGCCGCCACCTCTATCTCCAGCAGCCACCGGTGCCGACCTTGTTCAAAACCTCTACTCAGGTGGTTGTGACTATACGATTGCATCTCTGGACCACGCAAAACTTCTCCTCCGGCTTCCTGAGGATCTCGTTCTCGCTAAGCCTCCGCCGCCACCTCCATCTCCAGCAGCTACCGGTGCTGACCTTGTTCAAAATCTCTGATCAGGTGGTTGTGACTATATGATTGCATCCCGTTAGACCATGCAAAACTTCTCCTCCGGCTTCTTGAGGATCTCGTTATCGCTAAGCAAAATTCGCTTGCTATCGCCTCCGCCATTTGCAGTGGCTCGCCATCCTTGCCAAGCAGCAACCATCGTCTTTTTCTAGTAACCAGCGACGCCATCACTTGGAACTGTTTATCGACTTTTGAAGTTTGTTGCTTTCGCCGTTTGTCGTCTgttgtttttttctttgaattggTTTGATTTACTGGAAATTGGTTTGGTGGAAGGGAAgtggaagaaaaagaagaagggaGAAAATGGAAGGTATGGTGGTAGGGAAGTGGAAGTGGGGAAGAAGAGGGAAAAAAGAGgattttagtccctaaatttttatttaagaagtaaatttttaaagttttaaaatataaggggaaaatttgaaatttaaaaatcattaagcATTAAaccagaaaataaaagaaatagtaagtactattttgaatttttgaccATCAAAACCGAAGAGTGTGTTACACTCTCTGAGAGAGGGTGcgatttgtt
This region of Mercurialis annua linkage group LG1-X, ddMerAnnu1.2, whole genome shotgun sequence genomic DNA includes:
- the LOC126674471 gene encoding uncharacterized protein LOC126674471, which translates into the protein MDNQRNSLLNWAYFCQGKSMEELRNSLLYTSLELEQTRLAAQDELRKRDDQLIQLKDLLTKMIRDRDEAIEKCQNLLLEKLLLQQQNNGPLSGISSIEDEPRRAIDSNNGFSSSDCEESIVSSPIIDPIEMVLPLKPLPEKGKLLQAVMQAGPLLQTLLLAGPLPQWRHPPPPLEPFEIPPVTIPSPPPPPPPLQPQLLNGCNRKRVFVCDGSDSPIETKHQRILLH